Proteins from one Chaetodon auriga isolate fChaAug3 chromosome 19, fChaAug3.hap1, whole genome shotgun sequence genomic window:
- the gfi1b gene encoding zinc finger protein Gfi-1b, producing MPRSFLVKNKRCASYNVHRSYEEEAKAPQTTEVPTEAESTDSSDGPQSEGQSDPPEGRLLEKEEAELECPLPAHPEPSRPPVAPTQPYYLNESHMPGFPPYYKPTYAWEPLPSSYELRQMSFSHAVLQHASNLYGSHTSSSAQPQPLDCSTHYSPTSNTYHCITCEKVFSTPHGLEVHVRRSHSGTRPFGCNICRKTFGHAVSLEQHMNVHSQEKSFECKMCGKSFKRSSTLSTHLLIHSDTRPYPCQYCGKRFHQKSDMKKHTYIHTGEKPHKCQVCGKAFSQSSNLITHSRKHTGFKPFGCDICSKGFQRKVDLRRHHESQHGMK from the exons ATGCCGCGGTCATTTCtggtgaaaaacaaaaggtgtGCGTCATATAATGTGCACCGATCATATGAAGAGGAGGCGAAGGCCCCTCAAACCACAG AGGTCCCAACAGAGGCCGAGAGCACAGACTCCTCAGACGGGCCTCAGTCGGAGGGACAGAGTGACCCTCCGGAGGGCCGCTTGCTTgaaaaggaggaggcagagcttGAGTGCCCCTTACCTGCTCACCCAGAGCCAAGCAGACCCCCTGTGGCTCCCACACAGCCATACTACCTAAATG AGTCTCACATGCCAGGTTTCCCTCCTTACTACAAGCCCACCTACGCCTGGGAGCCGCTGCCTTCCTCCTACGAGCTCCGTCAGATGAGTTTCAGCCACGCGGTGCTGCAGCACGCCAGCAATCTGTATGGCAgccacaccagcagcagtgcACAGCCTCAGCCTCTGGACTGCAGCACACACTACTCCCCCACCTCCAACACCTACCACTGCATCACCTGTGAAAAG GTGTTCTCAACGCCCCACGGACTGGAGGTCCACGTCAGGAGGTCGCACAGTGGAACCAGACCTTTTGGCTGCAACATCTGCAGAAAAACCTTCGGCCACGCCGTCAGTCTGGAGCAACACATGAACGTCCACTCTCAG GAAAAAAGCTTTGAGTGTAAGATGTGTGGCAAGTCATTCAAGcgctcctccaccctctccacGCACCTGCTCATCCACTCAGACACGAGGCCTTACCCCTGCCAGTACTGCGGCAAGAGGTTCCACCAGAAGTCTGACATGAAGAAACACACGTACATTCACACCG GTGAAAAGCCCCACAAATGCCAAGTGTGCGGTAAAGCATTCAGCCAAAGCTCCAACCTGATCACccacagcaggaaacacacaggcttCAAACCGTTTGGATGTGACATTTGTTCCAAGGGCTTCCAACGCAAAGTGGACCTCCGGAGGCACCACGAGAGCCAGCACGGCATGAAGTGA